In Blastopirellula sp. J2-11, a single genomic region encodes these proteins:
- a CDS encoding TlpA family protein disulfide reductase: protein MEAVSIANRLWKIQGAAFKYEGATLEEKQASLRKNLAVGVEAMKPLLEEDLSVDDRLQAAALQLKLLKLLMKAGEAERSVELEAALQGLAASDEPRLRTLGEEYAIMFSLDGVSTLEPALQVKRIDAAIAYVLGQAPTKKLLQFAVNCAAFIEPATEYGPAAKAHQKLAEHFLSADDPALEKGGKKFQLTAKRLSLPGMSMELTGTTMEGKSFDVKQLKGKVILVDFWATWCGPCIAEFPKMKDHYAKYQSHGFEIVGVSIDENREHLQHFLDKNEIPWIILHEEGDEEKQGWKHPVAKQYGISAVPCMILIDADGNVITTQARGEELERRLESLFPGVESSES from the coding sequence GTGGAAGCTGTCAGCATCGCCAACCGACTTTGGAAGATTCAAGGAGCGGCTTTCAAATACGAAGGTGCGACCCTCGAAGAAAAACAGGCGTCGCTTCGTAAGAACCTCGCCGTCGGCGTCGAAGCGATGAAACCATTATTGGAAGAGGACCTGTCTGTTGATGATCGACTGCAAGCGGCGGCGCTTCAGCTAAAGCTGCTGAAGCTGCTGATGAAAGCCGGCGAAGCGGAAAGATCCGTCGAATTAGAAGCGGCCCTCCAGGGGTTAGCCGCTTCGGACGAACCGCGACTCAGGACCTTGGGCGAAGAGTATGCGATTATGTTTTCATTAGACGGCGTCTCGACACTGGAGCCTGCCCTGCAGGTGAAGCGAATCGACGCAGCGATCGCCTATGTGCTGGGGCAAGCGCCGACGAAAAAATTGCTGCAATTCGCCGTGAACTGCGCGGCCTTCATCGAGCCGGCGACAGAGTATGGTCCGGCCGCCAAGGCGCACCAGAAACTTGCCGAGCATTTTCTCTCGGCCGACGACCCTGCCTTAGAGAAGGGGGGCAAGAAGTTTCAATTGACTGCGAAGCGTTTGAGCTTACCCGGCATGTCGATGGAATTGACGGGGACCACGATGGAAGGCAAATCGTTTGATGTGAAGCAACTGAAAGGCAAAGTCATTTTGGTCGACTTTTGGGCGACTTGGTGCGGACCATGTATCGCCGAATTTCCAAAAATGAAGGACCACTATGCAAAGTACCAATCGCATGGCTTCGAAATTGTCGGCGTGAGCATTGATGAGAATCGTGAACATCTCCAGCATTTTTTGGACAAGAACGAAATTCCTTGGATCATCCTGCACGAAGAAGGGGACGAAGAGAAGCAAGGATGGAAGCACCCAGTCGCCAAACAGTACGGCATTAGCGCTGTTCCTTGCATGATCTTGATCGACGCCGATGGGAATGTCATCACGACACAAGCTCGCGGCGAAGAGCTGGAGCGGCGATTGGAGTCGCTCTTCCCAGGCGTAGAATCGAGTGAGTCGTAA